A single region of the Lotus japonicus ecotype B-129 chromosome 4, LjGifu_v1.2 genome encodes:
- the LOC130712124 gene encoding histone H3.3, with protein MARTKQTARKSTGGKAPRKQLATKAARKSAPTTGGVKKPHRYRPGTVALREIRKYQKSTELLIRKLPFQRLVREIAQDFKTDLRFQSHAVLALQEAAEAYLVGLFEDTNLCAIHAKRVTIMPKDIQLARRIRGERA; from the exons ATGGCTCGTACCAAGCAAACTGCTCGTAAGTCAACTGGTGGAAAGGCTCCAAGGAAGCAGCTGGCAACTAAG GCTGCACGTAAGTCTGCACCAACTACTGGTGGTGTGAAGAAGCCTCATCGTTACCGTCCTGGAACTGTTGCTCTTCG TGAGATTAGGAAGTACCAGAAGAGTACTGAGCTGCTGATCAGGAAGCTCCCCTTCCAGAGGCTGGTTCGTGAGATTGCTCAGGATTTCAAG ACTGATCTCCGTTTCCAGAGTCATGCTGTGCTTGCATTGCAAGAGGCTGCTGAGGCATACCTTGTTGGACTGTTTGAGGACACCAACCTGTGTGCCATTCACGCCAAGCGTGTCACTATCATGCCCAAGGATATCCAGCTGGCTAGGAGGATCCGTGGAGAGCGCGCTTAA
- the LOC130712090 gene encoding telomere repeat-binding factor 2-like: MGAPKQKWTAEEEAALKAGVVKHGAGKWRTILTDPEFSSILRMRSNVDLKDKWRNINVTAIWGSRQKAKLALKKNLPPPKIDNSHLALSTVVQREEVLDTKPLAISDGTLQSPNSKDHMSRLGDNHILEAIVNMKEQKGCDKVAIASYLEEKYQCPPNLRKLLSTKMKHMVASGKIIKEKLKYRIPPSSAVSEKRRCSSVILLEDRPRDSRETEKSDEVHILSKSQIDAELSKGKRMTAQEAAAAAAKAVVEAELAVAQAEAAAREAEAAEAEAEAAQVFAKAAMKALKCKMLHF; the protein is encoded by the exons ATGGGTGCTCCTAAGCAGAAGTGGACTGCGGAAGAAGAAGCGGCGCTGAAAGCCGGAGTAGTCAAACATGGGGCAGGAAAATGGCGCACTATACTTACAGATCCTGAGTTCAGTTCCATCTTGCGCATGCGTTCAAATGTAGATCTCAAG GATAAGTGGAGGAATATAAATGTGACAGCAATATGGGGATCCCGGCAGAAGGCAAAGCTTGCTCTTAAGAAGAACCTTCCACCCCCCAAAATTGACAATAGCCATTTGGCCTTGAGTACAGTAGTTCAACGTGAAGAAGTTCTTGACACTAAGCCCCTTGCAATTTCTGATGGAACATTGCAATCTCCTAATTCAAAAGACCATATGTCAAG GTTGGGGGATAATCACATATTGGAGGCTATTGTCAATATGAAGGAACAAAAGGGTTGTGACAAGGTGGCCATTGCTTCTTACTTAGAG GAGAAATATCAGTGTCCCCCAAACCTCAGAAAGCTACTATCAACAAAAATGAAGCATATGGTGGCAAGTGGCAAAATAATCAAG GAAAAGCTTAAATACAGAATTCCGCCAAGTTCAGCAGTCTCTGAGAAAAGAAGATGCTCTTCCGTGATACTTCTGGAAGATAGGCCCAGAGATTCTCGAGAAACAGAGAAGAGCGATGAAGTCCACATCCTTTCAAAATCCCAAATTGATGCAGAACTATCTAAAGGGAAGAGGATGACAGCTCAAGAGGCAGCGGCTGCAGCTGCAAAAGCAGTTGTTGAGGCAGAACTTGCCGTTGCACAGGCTGAGGCAGCAGCCAGGGAGGCAGAGGCtgcagaagctgaagctgaggctgctCAAGTGTTTGCAAAAGCAGCAATGAAGGCATTAAAATGCAAAATGCTTCATTTCTG A
- the LOC130711804 gene encoding pentatricopeptide repeat-containing protein At5g67570, chloroplastic — MEALQLHAHPLPLRPVAKFEPDTDKIRRNLLQKGVHPTPKIVHTIRKKEIQKHNRKLKRQAIVSPPLSESQTKALSEEQHFQELKHEYKEFTRAVERESVGLSVVGKPWEGIQRVEFLERTRGNGEYGGEKLKRESLNELKEMFQARKMDQLKWVFDDDIEINEHWYNESYGLLKRTQKRSEVEVIRFLVERLSDREITTKDWKLSRLMKLSGLPFTEGQLLRILEMLGLRGCWKQALSVVQWVYNYKDHRKYQSRFVYTKLLAVLGKARRPKEALQIFNLMRGNIDVYPDMAAYHSIAVTLGQAGLLKELLNIVECMKQKPKTFKFKYSKNWDPIIEPDIVIYNAVLNACVPSKQWKGVSWVFKQLKKSGLKPNGATYGLAMEVTMQSGNYDLVHELFGQIRRSGEVPEALTYKVLVRTFWKEGKVDEAVEAIREMEKRGVIGTASVYYELACCLCYYGRWQDAIPEVEKIRRLPRARPLEVTFTGMIKSSMDGGHIDDCACIFECMKDHCSPNIGTINTMLKVYGQNDKFSKAKFLFEEVKVATSDFNASSGGGNSSLVPDAYTYNSMLEASASAHQWEYFEHVYREMILSGYNLDQNKHMSLLVKASRGGKLHLLEHAFDMLLEAGEVPHHLFFFELVIQAIAQHNYDRAVILVNTMAYAPFRVTEKQWTDLFKENNDRISHENLERLLDALGNCDVVSEATVSNLSRSLHRLCGLGTSRNISSIIPLESKTTVDGLNEGIDDGGDGNAQNISGRMTIEGADSRFDILGGSYHAEPDTFTLNLDQVVAEDDNDAMVGRQQSFGIEERTSLRADRLEFADDLALDEPSNGSDEELWDDGSSEDDDDEGEIDKPLAYEILEAWKEMRKEDNGLLNSQLGCELVASDSKLL, encoded by the exons ATGGAAGCTCTGCAACTCCACGCCCACCCTCTCCCTCTTCGCCCTGTTGCCAAATTCGAACCAGACACCGACAAGATTCGCCGCAACCTCCTCCAAAAGGGTGTCCACCCCACACCCAAAATCGTCCACACAATCCGCAAGAAAGAAATCCAAAAACACAACCGAAAGCTGAAACGACAAGCCATAGTTTCCCCTCCACTCTCAGAATCTCAAACCAAAGCCTTGTCGGAAGAGCAACACTTCCAGGAACTGAAGCACGAGTATAAGGAGTTCACAAGAGCAGTTGAACGAGAGAGCGTGGGGTTGTCTGTTGTGGGGAAGCCATGGGAAGGGATTCAAAGGGTTGAATTCTTGGAGCGTACGAGGGGGAATGGGGAGTATGGAGGAGAGAAGCTCAAGAGGGAGAGTTTGAATGAGCTGAAGGAGATGTTCCAAGCGAGAAAGATGGATCAGTTGAAGTgggtttttgatgatgacattGAAATCAATGAGCATTGGTATAATGAGAGCTATGGCCTTCTGAAACGGACTCAAAAGCGTAGCGAGGTTGAGGTTATCAGGTTCCTTGTTGAGAG GTTGAGTGATAGGGAGATAACGACCAAGGATTGGAAGCTTTCGAGGTTAATGAAGCTGTCCGGGTTGCCATTCACCGAGGGGCAGTTGTTGAGGATTCTTGAAATGCTTGGTCTTAGGGGTTGTTGGAAGCAAGCTCTTTCTGTGGTTCAATGGGTGTACAATTATAAGGATCACCGGAAGTACCAAAGCAG GTTTGTATACACTAAACTTCTTGCAGTTCTGGGGAAGGCAAGAAGACCAAAGGAAGCCcttcaaattttcaatttgaTGCGT GGAAATATCGATGTCTATCCTGATATGGCTGCATATCACAGCATTGCTGTTACTCTTGGTCAAGCCGGTCTTCTGAAAGAGTTGCTGAATATTGTGGAATGCATGAAGCAGAAACccaaaacatttaaatttaagtaCAGCAAGAACTGGGATCCAATTATTGAACCTGATATAGTTATATATAATGCT GTACTTAATGCTTGTGTTCCATCAAAACAGTGGAAAGGCGTGTCATGGGTTTTTAAGCAATTGAAGAAGAGTGGTCTGAAACCTAATGGAGCAACTTATGGACTTGCAATGGAG GTAACGATGCAATCGGGAAACTATGACCTTGTCCATGAATTATTTGGACAAATTAGGAGAAGTGGGGAAGTTCCAGAAGCCCTTACATATAAAG TGTTGGTGAGAACTTTCTGGAAGGAAGGTAAAGTTGATGAAGCTGTGGAAGCTATCAGGGAAATGGAAAAAAGAGGAGTTATAGGAACAGCCAGTGTATATTATGAGTTAGCCTGTTGCCTTTGCTACTATGGGAGGTGGCAAGATGCTATTCCAGAG GTTGAGAAGATTAGAAGACTTCCTCGTGCTAGGCCTTTGGAGGTTACTTTTACTGGCATGATTAAGTCTTCCATGGATGGTGGACATATTGATGATTGTGCATGTATTTTTGAATGCATGAAAGACCACTGTTCTCCTAACATAGGGACCATAAATACCATGCTGAAAGTTTATGGCCAGAATGATAAGTTTTCTAAAGCTAAATTTTTATTTGAGGAAGTTAAGGTAGCCACATCAGATTTTAATGCCAGCTCGGGAGGTGGTAATAGCTCTCTTGTCCCAGATGCATACACATATAACTCAATGTTGGAAGCATCTGCTAGTGCACACCAGTGGGAATACTTTGAGCATGTGTACAGAGAAATGATTCTCTCAGGTTATAATTTGGATCAAAATAAGCACATGTCCTTACTTGTTAAAGCTTCAAGAGGTGGCAAG TTGCATCTACTGGAGCATGCATTTGACATGCTTCTGGAAGCCGGAGAAGTTCCTcatcatcttttcttttttgaattGGTGATTCAAGCAATAGCTCAACATAACTATGACCGAGCTGTCATCTTAGTCAACACCATGGCTTATGCGCCGTTCCGGGTGACAGAAAAGCAATGGACAGATTTGTTTAAGGAAAACAATGACAGAATTAGTCATGAAAATCTAGAGCGGTTGTTGGATGCTCTCGGTAATTGTGATGTTGTATCAGAAGCAACGGTCTCCAATTTATCAAGATCATTGCACCGTCTTTGTGGATTAGGTACATCGAGAAACATCTCTAGTATCATTCCTTTGGAAAGTAAAACTACTGTGGATGGTCTGAATGAGGGAATTGATGATGGTGGAGATGGAAATGCACAGAATATTTCAGGGAGAATGACGATTGAAGGTGCTGATTCTAGGTTTGACATTCTTGGTGGTAGTTACCACGCCGAACCAGATACTTTTACCTTAAATCTTGATCAAGTTGTCGCTGAAGATGATAATGATGCCATGGTTGGCAGGCAACAAAGTTTTGGTATTGAAGAAAGAACAAGTTTACGGGCTGATAGGCTGGAATTTGCTGATGATCTGGCACTTGACGAGCCTTCTAATGGTTCCGATGAGGAGCTATGGGATGAtggaagttctgaagatgatgatgatgaggggGAAATTGACAAGCCCTTAGCATATGAAATACTAGAAGCATGGAAGGAAATGAGAAAGGAGGATAATGGTTTGTTGAACTCTCAACTTGGTTGTGAGCTTGTGGCCAGTGACAGCAAATTACTGTAG
- the LOC130710033 gene encoding uncharacterized protein LOC130710033 — MRTLYRNPTASPWNPGSRYCSTWTVIWSFLGCLLLLHLYSSVHREHGEGGEVKLHASIHHHPQLHELQQVENEKFQIPPAKRKRSPQGGKHGPKRITPLVDEFLDEHSQVRHVFFPGKRSAIDPMKAMGNDSYYYYPGRIWLDTDGNPIQAHGGGIIYDEKSSMYYWYGEYKDGPTYHARDKGAARVDIIGVSCYSSKDLWTWKYEGIVLAAEPTNETHDLHKSNVLERPKVIYNEKTRKYVMLMHVDNANYTKASVGIAVSDRPYGPFEYLGSERPHGYESRDMTVFKDEDGVAYLIYSSEGNNVMHIGPLAEDYLNVTSVMKRVFVGQRREAPAMFKYKGTYYMITSGCTGWAPNEALAHAAESIFGPWETIGNPCIGGNKMFRVATFLAQSSFVLPLPQFPGSFIFMADRWNPVQLRDSRYVWLPLIVAGTGPADEYSSGFPLWSRVSIYWHRRWKLPQGWSTFK, encoded by the exons ATGAGAACCCTGTACAGGAATCCAACTGCTTCACCTTGGAATCCAGGGAGTAGATATTGCTCTACTTGGACTGTGATATGGAGCTTCTTGGGATGCCTACTTTTGCTTCATCTATATTCAAGTGTCCACCGCGAACATGGGGAAGGTGGAGAGGTCAAATTGCATGCGAGtattcatcatcatcctcagcTCCATGAACTCCAACAAGTGGAAAATGAGAAATTCCAAATTCCCCCTGCAAAGAGGAAGAGGTCCCCTCAGGGAGGGAAACACGGGCCTAAGCGGATAACCCCATTGGTTGATGAATTCTTGGATGAACATTCCCAAGTGAGACATGTTTTCTTTCCCGGTAAAAGAAGTGCTATAGATCCAATGAAGGCTATGGGAAACGATAGTTATTACTATTATCCCGGGAGAATTTGGTTGGATACTGATGGAAATCCTATTCAAGCCCATGGAGGGGGCATTATATATGATGAAAAATCAAGCATGTACTATTGGTATGGTGAATATAAAGATGGACCTACCTACCATGCTCGTGATAAAGGAGCTGCTCGG gTGGACATCATAGGAGTTAGTTGCTATTCTTCTAAGGATTTGTGGACCTGGAAATATGAGGGTATTGTACTAGCAGCTGAGCCAACAAATGAGACCCATGATCTGCACAAGTCCAATGTGCTTGAGAGGCCAAAAGTGATCTACAATGAGAAGACCAGAAAGTATGTGATGTTGATGCATGTTGACAATGCCAATTACACAAAAGCCTCTGTTGGCATCGCAGTTAGTGACAGACCTTATGGTCCATTTGAATATCTCGGTAGCGAAAGGCCCCACGGATATGAAAGCAGGGACATGACAGTTTTCAAAGATGAAGATGGTGTGGCATATCTAATCTACTCCTCTGAAGGAAACAATGTGATGCACATTGGTCCCTTAGCTGAAGATTATCTCAATGTAACATCTGTCATGAAAAGGGTTTTTGTGGGACAGCGCAGAGAAGCACCAGCTATGTTCAAGTACAAAGGAACATATTACATGATCACATCAGGGTGCACTGGTTGGGCTCCAAATGAGGCACTTGCTCATGCTGCTGAGTCAATTTTTGGGCCTTGGGAAACCATTGGAAATCCATGCATTGGAGGGAACAAAATGTTTAGAGTCGCTACTTTCCTTGCTCAGAGTAGTTTTGTGCTTCCACTCCCTCAGTTTCCTGGTTCGTTTATTTTCATGGCGGATAGATGGAATCCTGTTCAGTTAAGAGACTCAAGATATGTGTGGTTGCCTTTGATAGTGGCTGGAACTGGACCTGCTGATGAATACAGTTCTGGATTCCCATTATGGTCAAGAGTTTCTATCTATTGGCATAGGAGATGGAAACTGCCTCAGGGATGGAGCACATTCAAATGA
- the LOC130710034 gene encoding mediator of RNA polymerase II transcription subunit 10b has product MDSSQSAALGGNGRSGGNGSVNFQTNDTSVPAGADASMQELNQVSNSIQKTLGLIHQLYLTVSTFNAAFQMPLLERINGLVEELDNMVKLAEKCNIHVPMEVVNLIDDGKNPDEFTKDVINNCIAKNQITKGKTDGLKNLRKQLLGELEQNFPDEVETYRETRAAAAAELKRMAQAQNVLSNGDARVKSEH; this is encoded by the exons ATGGATTCATCACAAAGTGCAGCTCTTGGGGGAAATGGTAGAAGTGGTGGAAATGGGTCAGTGAACTTTCAAACTAATGACACATCAGTTCCTGCAGGAGCTGATGCTTCTATGCAGGAGCTGAACCAGGTCAGTAACTCCATTCAGAAAACCTTGGGCCTTATCCATCAGCTTTACCTTACAGTCTCTACCTTCAATGCTGCCTTTCAAATGCCTCTCCTCGAACGAAT CAATGGTCTAGTTGAGGAGCTTGACAACATGGTCAAATTGGCAGAGAAGTGCAACATTCATGTTCCAATGGAGGTTGTGAA TTTAATTGATGATGGGAAGAATCCAGATGAATTTACCAAAGATGTTATTAACAACTGTATTGCCAAGAATCAGATCACCAAAGGAAAAACAGACGGTTTAAAG AATCTGCGCAAGCAGCTTTTGGGGGAATTGGAGCAGAACTTCCCAGATGAGGTTGAGACTTATAGAGAGACTcgtgctgctgctgctgcc GAGTTGAAGCGTATGGCACAGGCACAAAATGTACTATCAAATGGAGATGCGAGGGTTAAATCAGAGCATTGA
- the LOC130715034 gene encoding protein SHORT-ROOT-like, with protein MDTLFRLVNFQYQHQPDPSLNSTTSITSSSSRSSRQNYPYYQQHQDQEEEEECFNFYMDEEDLSSSSSKHFYPNYHHVSTTPNYTTTLTPTPATTTDYSYQPATTDYNLDFSSTWAPNLLLETARAIADKNSSNRVQHLMWMLNELSSPYGDTDQKLAAYFLQALFSRITEAGSRTYRTLASTSEKTCSFESTRKMLLKFQEVSPWTTFGHVASNGAILEALEGNSKLHIVDISNTYCTQWPTLLEALATRSDDTPHLRLTTVVNGGGGSVHRVMKEIGTRMERFARLMGVPFKFHIIHHDGDLSNLNFSQLDIKEDEALAINCVNSLHSITPTGSHRDGVISLLRGLQPRVLTVVEEEADFNAGLDFVEGFAECVRWFRVYFEALDESFARTSGERLMLERAAGRAIMELVACDAAGSVERRETAARWAGRMRGAGFGEAAFSEEVCDDVRALLRRYKEGWSMGQCSGDGGMFLSWKEQPVVWASAWRP; from the coding sequence ATGGATACCTTGTTTAGGCTAGTCAATTTTCAATACCAACACCAACCTGATCCATCTCTCAACTCCACCACCAGCATAACATCCAGCAGCTCCAGATCCTCCAGACAAAACTACCCCTATTACCAGCAAcatcaagaccaagaagaagaagaagaatgcttCAACTTTTACATGGATGAAGAAGACCTatcctcctcttcttccaaaCACTTCTACCCTAACTACCATCATGTATCCACTACTCCTAATTACACAACCACCCTCACCCCCAcccccgccaccaccaccgactACTCCTACCAACCAGCCACCACTGACTACAACCTCGACTTCTCCAGCACGTGGGCGCCCAACCTCCTCCTTGAAACGGCACGCGCCATCGCCGACAAGAACAGCAGCAACCGCGTCCAACACCTCATGTGGATGCTGAACGAGCTGAGCTCCCCTTATGGCGACACCGATCAGAAGCTCGCTGCATACTTCCTCCAAGCCTTGTTCAGCCGCATCACCGAAGCAGGAAGCCGAACCTACCGGACCTTAGCCTCAACCTCAGAGAAGACATGCTCCTTCGAGTCCACGAGAAAGATGTTGCTCAAGTTCCAAGAGGTCAGCCCTTGGACGACGTTCGGCCACGTGGCGTCCAACGGTGCCATCTTGGAAGCCTTGGAAGGCAACTCCAAGCTCCACATAGTGGACATCAGCAACACGTACTGCACCCAGTGGCCAACGCTTTTAGAAGCATTGGCCACTCGCAGCGATGACACCCCGCACCTGAGGTTAACCACCGTTGTCAACGGCGGTGGTGGCTCAGTTCATCGGGTGATGAAGGAAATAGGGACAAGAATGGAGAGGTTCGCTAGGCTCATGGGTGTTCCCTTCAAGTTCCACATCATTCACCATGATGGTGATCTTTCAAACCTCAACTTCTCTCAACTTGACATCAAAGAAGACGAGGCTTTGGCTATTAACTGCGTTAACTCCTTGCATTCCATAACTCCCACCGGAAGCCACCGCGACGGGGTGATATCTTTGCTCCGAGGGCTGCAGCCGAGGGTGTTgacggtggtggaggaggaagctgATTTCAACGCGGGTTTGGATTTCGTGGAGGGGTTTGCGGAGTGTGTGCGGTGGTTTAGGGTTTACTTTGAAGCCCTAGATGAGAGCTTTGCGAGGACAAGCGGTGAGAGGCTGATGCTGGAGCGTGCGGCGGGGAGGGCGATCATGGAGCTGGTGGCTTGCGATGCGGCCGGGTCGGTGGAGCGGAGGGAGACGGCGGCACGGTGGGCGGGGAGGATGCGTGGGGCGGGGTTTGGCGAGGCGGCGTTTAGCGAGGAGGTTTGCGACGATGTGAGGGCGTTGTTGAGGAGGTACAAGGAAGGGTGGTCGATGGGGCAGTGCTCCGGCGACGGCGGGATGTTCTTGTCGTGGAAGGAGCAGCCGGTGGTGTGGGCCAGTGCATGGAGGCCATGA